The following coding sequences are from one Saccharomyces cerevisiae S288C chromosome VI, complete sequence window:
- the SEC53 gene encoding phosphomannomutase SEC53 (Phosphomannomutase; involved in synthesis of GDP-mannose and dolichol-phosphate-mannose; required for folding and glycosylation of secretory proteins in the ER lumen; human homolog PMM2 complements yeast mutants), with amino-acid sequence MSIAEFAYKEKPETLVLFDVDGTLTPARLTVSEEVRKTLAKLRNKCCIGFVGGSDLSKQLEQLGPNVLDEFDYSFSENGLTAYRLGKELASQSFINWLGEEKYNKLAVFILRYLSEIDLPKRRGTFLEFRNGMINVSPIGRNASTEERNEFERYDKEHQIRAKFVEALKKEFPDYGLTFSIGGQISFDVFPAGWDKTYCLQHVEKDGFKEIHFFGDKTMVGGNDYEIFVDERTIGHSVQSPDDTVKILTELFNL; translated from the coding sequence ATGAGTATCGCTGAATTCGCTTACAAGGAAAAACCAGAAACTTTGGTTTTATTCGATGTTGATGGTACCTTGACACCAGCCAGATTAACTGTTTCTGAAGAAGTTAGAAAAACTTTGGCCAAGTTGAGAAACAAGTGCTGCATTGGTTTTGTCGGTGGTTCTGACTTAAGCAAGCAATTAGAACAGTTAGGCCCAAACGTTTTAGATGAATTTGACTATTCTTTCTCTGAAAATGGTTTGACCGCCTACAGATTAGGTAAGGAATTAGCTTCTCAATCCTTCATCAACTGGCTCGGTgaggaaaaatacaataaatTGGCCGTCTTCATTTTGAGATATCTATCTGAAATTGACTTGCCAAAGAGAAGAGGTACTTTCTTGGAATTTAGAAATGGTATGATCAACGTTTCCCCAATTGGTAGAAATGCTTCTACTGAGGAAAGAAACGAATTCGAAAGATACGATAAGGAACACCAAATCAGAGCCAAGTTCGTTgaagctttgaaaaaggaattcCCAGACTACGGTTTGACTTTCTCCATTGGTGGCCAAATCTCTTTCGACGTTTTCCCCGCTGGTTGGGATAAGACCTACTGTTTGCAACacgttgaaaaagatgGTTTCAAGgaaattcatttctttgGTGACAAGACTATGGTCGGTGGTAACGATTACGAAATTTTTGTCGATGAAAGAACCATCGGACATTCAGTACAATCCCCTGATGACACCgtcaaaattttgactGAACTATTCAACTTATAG
- the FMP32 gene encoding Fmp32p (Regulator of mitochondrial proline metabolism; tethered with Put7p to inner mitochondrial membrane in large hetero-oligomeric complex, abundance of which is regulated by proline; involved in mitochondrial proline homeostasis and cellular redox balance; null exhibits pronounced defect in proline utilization, and can be functionally complemented by expression of human homolog MCUR1): MLKRIVGLPARRCFHRTSFLLGSDFETVHIPNTNHFKDLLIENGKFQEDQATTIVEIMTDAIRGGVNHVSQDLAKREKLTQLSYQQRVDFAKLRDQLLSADRSEFHNIQNEYESVKNDLEKLRNKLREEITKTNAGFKLDLSLEKGRIREESSHHDLQIKEIDTKIEQEVTNMKMQIDSVKTQVMQWLIGVCTGTFALVLAYMRLLT; this comes from the coding sequence ATGCTCAAGCGTATTGTTGGATTGCCTGCAAGGCGTTGCTTTCATAGAACGTCCTTTTTGCTGGGCAGTGACTTTGAAACTGTGCATATTCCCAATACGAACCACTTTAAAGATTTACTTATAGAGAACGGTAAATTTCAAGAGGATCAAGCAACTACAATAGTAGAGATAATGACAGATGCAATTAGGGGCGGGGTTAATCATGTTTCACAGGATCTGGcaaagagagaaaaattgaCCCAACTTAGCTATCAACAACGTGTTGATTTTGCAAAGTTAAGAGATCAGCTATTGAGTGCTGATAGAAGTGAATTTCACAATATTCAAAACGAGTACGAAAGTGTGAAAAACGATCTGGAGAAACTAAGAAACAAACTAAGGGAAGAAATTACCAAAACAAACGCCGGTTTCAAACTTGATCTGTCCTTAGAAAAAGGCAGAATTAGGGAAGAAAGTAGTCATCACGATCTgcaaataaaagaaatcgACACCAAAATTGAGCAAGAAGTGACCAATATGAAGATGCAGATTGATTCTGTCAAGACTCAAGTCATGCAATGGCTGATAGGTGTCTGTACAGGTACATTTGCACTTGTATTAGCATATATGAGGTTATTAACATAG
- a CDS encoding uncharacterized protein (hypothetical protein; identified by fungal homology and RT-PCR), translating into MKMWGPSQRDSFREITYKVKFKYDDGDYSLAIDLMSRDCINVYELITDRLLVDFLSKKLLKLR; encoded by the coding sequence ATGAAAATGTGGGGACCCTCCCAACGAGATTCCTTCAGAGAGATTACATATAAAGTGAAATTCAAGTATGACGATGGTGACTACTCCTTGGCCATTGATTTGATGTCTAGGGATTGTATTAATGTCTATGAGTTGATTACCGATAGGCTACTGGTTGAtttcctttcaaaaaagcTGCTCAAGCTAAGATAG
- the LAM5 gene encoding Lam5p (Putative sterol transfer protein; one of six StART-like domain-containing proteins in yeast that may be involved in sterol transfer between intracellular membranes; conserved across eukaryotes; has both GRAM and StART-like (VASt) domains; localizes to membrane contact sites throughout the cell, including nucleus-vacuole junctions and ER-mitochondrial contact sites), with protein MSDVDNWEPVSDNEDSTDSVKQLGPPFEHASNNDNAGDTEAESLQEVPLNTETNDVRKNLVVITNQSAADEHPTEIKHDQSRTSSTSSFFSGMISSFKSNVPSPVSRSTTPTSPVSQPSIISHRREPSMGSKRRSSRRISNATIAEIGSPLQQVEKPDEVKTRLTPSQMKEDNYDHRRFVEERYMDTPYHYASEQRNKDFHETFKSVPKDDRLLDDFNCGLNRELLYQGKLYITETHLCFNSNVLGWIAKVLIAFEDVTFMEKTSAAGLFPSAISIETKMGKTLFNGFISRDAAFGLMKEVWSRTLLQKDMASENINTKAEKSGNGKEIDDAINSIDEENNDKDANDNDTNENDDENISTNETTPNSTSSSPDKEKEKAYKLRADSSYQYDGPIYHHSTSFPAEPMANNEFVLKELPFDCAPGILFEIMFNSEQNEFLLDFLRGQEGSQITTIPNFTSIDGSSMTLKREYSYEKALHFPAGPKSTTCYVAEVIKRKDPDTYYEVISSIRTPNVPSGGSFSTKTRYLIRWNDEITCLLRVSFWVEWTGSSWIKGMVENGCKNGQLEAAQLMERILSKFIKNNVEECQITISKEEEEQDDKEVKNKLKEVDLEQPREAVVTAPAIAEQQGLKVTMETWLFLYLIVVVLLLFNLFYIRSIAVSLHQLVKLQLVELKL; from the coding sequence ATGTCGGATGTAGATAACTGGGAACCCGTATCAGATAATGAGGACAGTACTGATTCTGTGAAACAATTGGGTCCCCCCTTTGAGCATGCAAGTAACAATGACAATGCCGGCGATACTGAAGCTGAGTCACTGCAAGAAGTGCCCCTAAATACAGAGACCAACGACGTACGCAAGAATTTAGTAGTGATTACAAACCAAAGTGCCGCCGATGAACACCCTACAGAGATCAAGCACGATCAATCAAGGACTTCTTCGACGTCCTCGTTCTTCAGTGGAATGATCTCTTCGTTTAAGTCAAACGTGCCATCCCCAGTTTCTAGATCAACTACGCCAACTTCGCCAGTTTCGCAACCAAGCATTATATCACATAGAAGGGAGCCTTCCATGGGGTCCAAAAGAAGATCAAGCCGCCGTATCAGTAATGCCACAATTGCTGAAATAGGCTCTCCCTTGCAACAGGTGGAAAAGCCTGATGAGGTCAAGACAAGACTCACTCCTTCCCAAATGAAAGAAGACAATTACGATCATAGACGATTCGTGGAAGAACGTTACATGGACACACCTTATCACTATGCGTCTGAGCAAAGAAATAAAGACTTTCATGAGACATTCAAGTCCGTTCCTAAAGATGACAGACTACTGGATGATTTTAATTGTGGGCTGAATAGAGAGCTGCTTTACCAGGGGAAACTATACATAACAGAAACGCATCTCTGCTTCAACTCCAATGTTCTTGGTTGGATTGCTAAAGTACTGATTGCGTTCGAAGATGTCACGTTTATGGAAAAAACTTCTGCTGCTGGGTTGTTCCCCAGCGCAATATCCATCGAAACAAAGATGGGCAAAACTCTCTTTAATGGTTTTATATCCAGGGATGCTGCATTTGGATTAATGAAAGAAGTGTGGTCAAGAACCTTGTTGCAGAAGGACATGGCCAGCGAAAACATCAATACTAAAGCAGAAAAGTCAGGAAATGGCAAAGAGATTGATGATGCAATAAACTCCATCGATGAGGAAAACAATGATAAAGACGCTAATGATAATGACACtaatgaaaatgacgaTGAAAATATCTCTACAAATGAGACTACCCCCAATAGTACGAGTTCCTCGCCggataaagaaaaagagaaagcGTATAAACTGCGTGCCGATTCCTCGTATCAGTATGATGGTCCAATATATCATCATTCAACAAGCTTTCCGGCTGAACCTATGGCCAATAACGAGTTTGTTCTCAAGGAGTTACCATTCGATTGTGCACCTGGTATACTTTTTGAGATCATGTTCAACTCAGAGCAAAACGAATTTCTTCTAGATTTTTTACGGGGTCAAGAAGGTTCACAAATTACCACTATTCCAAATTTCACGAGCATTGACGGATCTTCCATGACTTTGAAGCGTGAGTATTCATACGAGAAAGCATTGCACTTTCCTGCGGGGCCCAAGTCCACGACATGTTATGTTGCTGAGGtaataaagagaaaagatCCTGATACTTACTATGAGGTTATCAGTAGCATACGCACTCCGAACGTGCCCAGTGGTGGTAGTTTCTCAACTAAGACAAGGTATCTAATCCGTTGGAATGACGAAATAACGTGTCTGTTACGGGTATCCTTTTGGGTGGAATGGACTGGTTCCAGTTGGATCAAAGGTATGGTTGAAAATGGATGCAAGAATGGTCAATTGGAGGCTGCGCAATTAATGGAGCGTATTCTTTCCAAGTTCATCAAGAACAATGTCGAAGAGTGCCAAATTACTATCAGCAAGGAGGAAGAGGAGCaagatgataaagaagtaaaaaataagttGAAAGAGGTTGACCTTGAACAACCAAGAGAAGCGGTTGTTACGGCTCCCGCAATTGCAGAGCAGCAAGGTCTCAAGGTCACCATGGAAACATGGTTGTTCTTATACTTGATTGTGGTCGTTTTGCTATTGTTTAATCTGTTCTACATACGTTCAATTGCTGTCTCATTACATCAACTGGTGAAGCTGCAATTGGTAGAACTGAAGTTGTGA
- the OTU1 gene encoding ubiquitin-specific protease OTU1 (Deubiquitylation enzyme that binds to the chaperone-ATPase Cdc48p; may contribute to regulation of protein degradation by deubiquitylating substrates that have been ubiquitylated by Ufd2p; member of the Ovarian Tumor (OTU) family; protein abundance increases in response to DNA replication stress), translated as MKLKVTGAGINQVVTLKQDATLNDLIEHINVDVKTMRFGYPPQRINLQGEDASLGQTQLDELGINSGEKITIESSDSNESFSLPPPQPKPKRVLKSTEMSIGGSGENVLSVHPVLDDNSCLFHAIAYGIFKQDSVRDLREMVSKEVLNNPVKFNDAILDKPNKDYAQWILKMESWGGAIEIGIISDALAVAIYVVDIDAVKIEKFNEDKFDNYILILFNGIHYDSLTMNEFKTVFNKNQPESDDVLTAALQLASNLKQTGYSFNTHKAQIKCNTCQMTFVGEREVARHAESTGHVDFGQNR; from the coding sequence ATGAAACTGAAAGTTACTGGAGCAGGAATCAACCAAGTCGTTACTTTGAAGCAAGATGCAACACTAAATGATCTTATTGAGCATATCAATGTAGATGTTAAGACGATGAGGTTTGGATATCCGCCTCAAAGGATCAATTTGCAAGGGGAAGACGCTTCTTTGGGACAAACCCAGCTGGACGAGCTGGGTATTAACTCTGGTGAAAAGATTACAATAGAGTCCTCTGATAGTAACGAAAGCTTCAGTTTGCCACCACCACAACCCAAACCAAAGAGGGTGCTGAAGAGCACTGAGATGTCAATTGGTGGCAGTGGAGAAAACGTCCTATCAGTACATCCTGTTCTCGACGACAACTCGTGTCTGTTCCATGCTATTGCCTATGGCATCTTCAAACAAGATAGCGTTCGTGACCTCAGGGAGATGGTCTCTAAGGAGGTCCTCAACAACCCCGTCAAGTTCAATGACGCCATATTGGACAAACCTAACAAAGATTACGCGCAAtggattttgaaaatggaaTCTTGGGGTGGAGCCATCGAGATTGGTATCATATCCGATGCACTCGCAGTAGCTATTTATGTAGTCGACATTGACGCTGTTAAAATCGAAAAGTTCAACGAGGACAAGTTCGACAACTACATTTTGATACTGTTCAACGGAATCCACTATGATTCCTTGACCATGAACGAGTTTAAAACTGTTTTCAACAAGAACCAGCCGGAATCAGATGATGTTCTAACAGCAGCTTTGCAACTGGCCTCAAATTTGAAGCAAACTGGCTATTCCTTCAACACTCATAAGGCCCAGATCAAATGCAACACTTGCCAAATGACCTTTGTGGGTGAAAGAGAAGTTGCTAGGCACGCTGAATCCACGGGACACGTTGATTTTGGCCAAAATAGATAA